The Pseudoalteromonas sp. DL-6 genome has a window encoding:
- a CDS encoding DUF6058 family natural product biosynthesis protein: MRLSDYLSTHFYHTDELCQALNIDTETLENWQAQSIFPKPSYCIKNQMSCSSYSGLYECEEYDDYYPRGCVNWGQGLVKQKIESSNQAFNLFAQHYTQCLAKLAQQGFIFNEELFGCEIEEHLQQVWQQFLCSKYGVLTQNGLIDEIVAVDIGRLLVDDITELRSKASLDKDERTRIHPAMKLLNKALSHGADHEKQLTLRSRYIDALILKYDLSIK, from the coding sequence ATGCGTTTATCTGACTATTTAAGCACTCACTTTTATCACACTGATGAGTTATGCCAAGCTCTCAACATAGACACTGAAACCCTTGAAAACTGGCAAGCACAGAGCATTTTCCCTAAACCCAGTTATTGTATTAAAAATCAAATGAGCTGCAGCTCTTATTCAGGGTTATATGAATGTGAAGAATACGACGATTATTACCCCCGTGGCTGTGTAAACTGGGGTCAAGGATTAGTTAAGCAAAAAATTGAGTCATCTAACCAGGCTTTTAATCTGTTTGCCCAGCACTATACCCAATGTTTGGCAAAGCTTGCACAGCAAGGCTTTATATTTAACGAAGAATTGTTTGGCTGTGAAATAGAAGAGCATTTACAGCAAGTGTGGCAACAATTTTTATGCAGTAAATATGGGGTGCTCACCCAAAACGGCTTAATTGATGAAATTGTGGCTGTGGATATTGGCAGATTATTAGTAGACGATATAACCGAACTGCGCAGCAAAGCCAGTTTAGATAAAGATGAGCGCACCCGTATTCACCCTGCCATGAAGCTTTTAAATAAAGCCCTTAGCCATGGCGCCGATCACGAAAAGCAACTCACATTACGTAGCCGCTATATTGATGCCCTTATTTTAAAATACGACTTATCGATTAAATAA